In the genome of Candidatus Hydrogenedentota bacterium, the window AAGAACAGCCCCAAGCTTCAGGGCAGCCTGTTCGCCGCCGCAGACGCCACATCGCTCCCCTTTCAGGAAGAGTCCTTTGACGCCGTTTTCTGCGTCGCGGCGCTGCATCATCTGGTGGAGCCGCTGGACGGGGTGCGAGAACTGCTGCGCGTGCTGAAGCCGGGCGGCCGCTTCTGTTTTCTGGAGCCAAAACGGTTCTATCCGGCGCAGCTCATGGGATACCTGCGCAACCCGAAGGTGGAGGCGGGGACAATGCGGACCACCCGGGGGCGCATCCTGCGCTGCCTGCGCGCCATGAATGTGGCTGAGGCCTCTGCGGAGCCCCTGATCTACACGCCCAACCGCCCCCGCGCGCTGGCGCCCCTGTATGACCGCGTGGACTGGCTGCTCGGCCGAATGCCCCTCGGCGGACTGCTCTCGGTGATGTTCTGCATTCACGGCGTAAAATAAGTCCCGCCTGTTGTCTGGGGAGCCCATGCCCCCTTACACTGGTGGACGCGGCGGCCCCGCGCCCCCCTGCCCGGGCGCATTGCCCGGAACAACCACGGAAAGCAGGTTAGTGCCATGGCGAGATTCTGCATCATCGGCTCCTACAGCGGCCGCAACGCGGGCGACTGCGCCATTCTTGAAAACGTGGCGCGGGGGATTGTCGAGACCTTTCCCGATGCGGTGTGCGAAGTGCCGACACTCAACCCCGCGTTCATCCGGAACACCTATTCCGATCTTCCGATGGTGCCCGTGCCCTGCATGCCCTGGAACCTGAGCGTGAAGCTGTTCGGGCTGCCGCTGGCCCTGTCCGTCCTGCGCAGCGACGCGGTGATCGTGACGGCGGCCATGCTTTTCGACATCCGGTTCTGGAACCCGCTCTACAACTTCCTGACCTCCCTGCTGATCGCCCTGCCCCTCGCAAAACTCACGGGCAAAAAGGTGTTCTTCTACGGTGTGGGCGTCGGCCCCGTCAACACGCTCAAGGGCCGCGCCGTGGTGCGCTACCTGCTCAACCTTGCCGACGGCATCACGTTGCGCGAGGAGAATTCCATCCCCATCATGCGGGATCTCGGCGCCGCCGTGACGCCCGTCATGGCCGCCGACCCGGCCCTCAACCAGCGCGTGCCGGAGGAGGCCGCCGCCCGCATGCGGGAGCGCGTGCGGCAGGACCTCGGGGAGGGCCCCTTCGCCACGGTGAACCTCAACGCCTATGTCGGCGGATGGACCCAGGACGCCGCAGGGAAGACGCTCACGCGGGAGCGGTTCGAGGCGGAGACGGCGGCCGCCGTGCGGCGGCTGGTGGACGAGTGGAACCTCGGCGCCGCCCTCATCTCCACCCACCGCATGGACGACGCCGTCATGGAGTCGGTCCTGCGGCGGATTGACCGGCCGGGCCGCGCGGTCCTCTACAAGTGCCGCGACTTCGACCACCGCGAGCTGATGGCCGTCATGGGGATGTCAGAGTTCATGGTCGGCATGCGGCTCCACTGCCAGATCCTCGCCTTCGCCGCAGGCACGCCGTGCATCGCCCTCAACTACGCCCCCAAGGTCCGGCATTTCATGCAGATGGCCGGCCTGGAGGACCTGGTGATCGAGCTGGACGGGGGATACTCCGCCGACGGGCTGCTCGGGCGCTGCGCCCACCTGCGCGACCACCGGGAAACCCTCCTCCCCGACATGCTCGCCCGCGTTGCCGCCCTGAAGCAGGCCGCGAAGAACAGCCCCGCCGAACTCGCCAAAGTCATGGGCGGATAGAGGCAGACTCAACGCAGAGGCGCGGAGAGCGCAAAGGGCGCAGAGTATCCGGGAAGAGTCCGATGCGCGGGCCGCCGCACGGCCTGTTCTTAGAGCAGGCCGAGTTCTTTGAGGCCGTCTATGCCCGTGCGGACCTCGCCCGCGGAGCGGTGCAGGGACGCGCGGTCGGCGTTGGAAATGTCCAGCTCCAGCACCTTCTCCACGCCGTTCATCCCCAGGAAGCAGGGGACGCCCATGTAGATGTCGCTGAGGCCGTACTCGCCGCTGAGGAGGGCGGCGCAGGGCAGGAGCTGGCGCTCGTCGCGGAGGATGGACTGGACCATGCGCACGGCGCTGGCGGCGGGGGCGTAGTAGGCGCTGCCGGTCTTGAGCAGCGCCACGATCTCGCCGCCGCCCTTGCGGGTGCGCTCGACGATGGCGTCAATGCGGTCCTGCGGCAGGAGCTTCGTGATGGGGATGCCGGACACGGTGGTGTACTGCGGCAGGGGAACCATGTCGTCGCCGTGGGAGCCGAGGACCATGGTGTCCACGTTCTTCATGCTGACGCCGAGCTCCATGGCGACAAACGAGCGCATGCGCGCGCTGTCGAGGCAGCCCGCCATGCCCAGGACGCGGCTGGCCGGGAAGCCCAGGCGCTTCCACGCCAGGTACACCATCACGTCCAGCGGGTTGGTCACGATGATCACCACGGAGTCCGGCGCGTGGGTCTTGATGCTGTCGCAGACCGCGTTGAGGATGCGGGCGTTCTTCTCCAGCAGGTCGAGGCGGGTCATGCCCGGCTTGCGCGGCAGCCCCGCCGTCACCACCACCACGTCGGACCCGGCGATGTCGGCGTAGTCGTTCGTGCCGGTGCACACGCCGCTGTACCCGCGGATCGGGCCGGCCTCGGTCAGGTCGAGGGCCTTGCCCTGCGGCAGCCCCTCCACGATGTCCGTGAGCACGACGTCGCCGAGCTCCAGTTCCAGGCAGTACTGCGCCGCCGAGGCGCCCACGTTGCCCGCGCCGATGACCGCGATCTTGAACCGTTTTCCAGCCGCCATGGTGCAACCTCCTTGTGTTATAGAGAAAAATTTCTCTAATTGTACCGCCCCGTGCCCGTCTTTGTCAACATGCCCGCGCCGGGGCGCATTCCCGCCCTAGCAGCGCTTCTCCGGGAAGTAGTGCGCCTCGATGAGGCAGCAGACCGTGTGCCACAGCGTCGCGTGGGCCTCCTGTATGGCCTTGGTCGAGTCGCCCGGGGCTTTGACCGCGATGTCCGCCTCCGCCGCCAGATAGCCGCCCTTGGGCCCCGTCATGGCCACCGAGACGCCGCCCTTCGCCTTCGCCACACTGACGGCCATGCGGCAGTTCGGCGCGTTGCCGCTGGTGGAGAGCACCAGCAGGACATCGCCGGGGCGCATGAGGGCGTTGAGCTCCTGGGCGAAGGCCACATCGCGCAGGGGCGAGTCGTTTTCCACGGCGGTCTTGAGGGCCGAGTTCAGGCCGAGGGTCACGCCGCGCAGGCCCGCCTCGAGATGGGCGCGCAGCTCCTCCCCGAAAGGCAGGCCGTCCAGCGCCGCCGCAAAGGCGGGGTCCAGCGTGCGCCTCCGCTCGAAGCTCTTGCAGAGTTCGCCGACAATGTGGACCGCGTCCGCGTGGGACCCGCCG includes:
- a CDS encoding class I SAM-dependent methyltransferase, with the translated sequence MMHPLLEDIVRTRLKCPVCPAPERPTAGSDEDGVSTFQCGACGFRMTVSSNGLLTALPPHLAGTAQENIAYYDAMACGGGGRLSSRSRGRNHQHKCGAVLRHLRLAPGGAARTVLEFGIGLGSHAEAVVDAGAACAGLDISPELLKFVQKNSPKLQGSLFAAADATSLPFQEESFDAVFCVAALHHLVEPLDGVRELLRVLKPGGRFCFLEPKRFYPAQLMGYLRNPKVEAGTMRTTRGRILRCLRAMNVAEASAEPLIYTPNRPRALAPLYDRVDWLLGRMPLGGLLSVMFCIHGVK
- the mdh gene encoding malate dehydrogenase encodes the protein MAAGKRFKIAVIGAGNVGASAAQYCLELELGDVVLTDIVEGLPQGKALDLTEAGPIRGYSGVCTGTNDYADIAGSDVVVVTAGLPRKPGMTRLDLLEKNARILNAVCDSIKTHAPDSVVIIVTNPLDVMVYLAWKRLGFPASRVLGMAGCLDSARMRSFVAMELGVSMKNVDTMVLGSHGDDMVPLPQYTTVSGIPITKLLPQDRIDAIVERTRKGGGEIVALLKTGSAYYAPAASAVRMVQSILRDERQLLPCAALLSGEYGLSDIYMGVPCFLGMNGVEKVLELDISNADRASLHRSAGEVRTGIDGLKELGLL
- a CDS encoding SIS domain-containing protein, encoding MPFNALEQEIVAEMLARRPDLAPMTGALESVHDALVRCYDGGGTLYTAGNGGSHADAVHIVGELCKSFERRRTLDPAFAAALDGLPFGEELRAHLEAGLRGVTLGLNSALKTAVENDSPLRDVAFAQELNALMRPGDVLLVLSTSGNAPNCRMAVSVAKAKGGVSVAMTGPKGGYLAAEADIAVKAPGDSTKAIQEAHATLWHTVCCLIEAHYFPEKRC